The window GACAATCGGATCCGCGTCAACGCGCTGGCGCCAGGCTATATCGACACCGACATGAACCACGACTTCTGGGCGACGCCGCCCGGCGAAAAACTGGCGAAGCGAATCCCGCAGCGCCGGGTCGGCCATGAGTCCGACCTCGACGGTGCGATCCTGCTGCTGGCGTCCAACGCCTCGCGCTATATGACCGGCAGCGTGGTTACGGTGGATGGCGGGTTCTTGCTGACATAGTCGCGGGCTAGAAGCCGCCACCGCTCGGGATCTCGGCGAGACGCCACACGCCCAGACTCTTGTCGCGCCAGCCGCCGCCAGCCTCGTCGCAATTCTCGTTGATGAGATCGACAGGCGGTCCCCATGCAAATGGCGGGCGCGCGAAATTCAGCGCGCGCCAGTCGCCGTCCTCGCAATCCGCGTTGCTCTGCCACTCCGGAAAGGTCGTCGCGATCAGCCATTGCGCCCCCAATCGCTGAAAGTTTGAAACGGCCTTGGCGATGTTGGCGAACGACAGATGCACGAGACCATCGCGGCACAGGATCGCATCGCATTGGGGGAGGGGATCGTGGGTGATGTCGGCGAGACGATAGTCGCCTGCGATTTCACCCGCCGCGGCGCGGGCCTGCAATCGCTCAACAATCGCCGGCACGATATCGGCGCCGACATAGCGGACTTTCAACTCGGTCTGGTTGATCCAGCCCGCATCGCCGCAGGGCGCATCGAGCAGCGAGGTGACGCCGAGTCTTTCGAGCAGGCGGGGCAGTTCCGTTCGCAGTACCAATGTCGCGTCGGTCTCCGAACCCAACCCGGAAACCGACGTTTCCGCGCCCCACAGGTTGATGTCGTGGATGCGGCGGAAGCGCGCCGGCAGATCGAGATCGGCAAACGCCGCCCGATCGGTGATGAAACGGTCGTGCGCCAGTACCTTCGGCCGATCGGAGTCGCGAACAGCCATGCATCACCCGAAAGAAGCCTTTGCGGGACGAGCGATTTCAGCGGGTTTCGACCTCTATCGGCGCGATTCTCGGCTGTTTCGCCGTTTCTGGCAAGATCGCCGCCGCTCGCCCGACAAAGCCGCGCCGGATCGTCATAAATCCGAAAAAGATCGCCGCTGCCCCTTTCCAAAGCAGCCGGGCATTGGTACATACCCCTCGCACCGTGGGCTTTGCCCCGGTTGCCTTCTCAGGAAGCCTCCGGACTGGGATCGATCGGCGCCTTTGGCGTTGGCCGACTTCGTGCCGTTCTTGGTTTCCCGAAGGTTTGGCGCGGGGTGGAGCAGCCCGGTAGCTCGTCAGGCTCATAACCTGAAGGTCATAGGTTCAAATCCTATCCCCGCAACCAAACTTCTTAACAAAAACCCAGCAATCTCAATAGATTGTGACGAAATCGCCTTCTCTCGCCAGGATGTCCCGAATGCGCCCGGGCGCCTTGGTCGCGATATCGATTTCGACGGCCTCGATACGGCCGTTGCCGCTGGCGAAGCTAGGCGGAAGATTATCGCCTCCGAGCTTCCGCCAGGCGAAGTAGCCGCCCGCACCGAGGACCACGACGAGGAGGGCGATCAGCCAGCGTTTTCGATTGCTCCTCATGGTCTAGACCGCTTCATCGACCGGCGGCGTCAGCCGATTGGTTGATTTGGAAGCCCCCTTCGCGCGCTCGCGCAGGCGCTGGAAGGTCACGTACAGCATCGGCACCATGAAGATCCCGATCGAGCTTGCGGCGAGCATACCGGCGAACACGGCGGTACCGACTGCTCTGCGGCTGAGCTCGGCGGCGCCGGTTGCGATCACGAGCGGCAAGAGGCCAAGAATGAAGGCAACCGAGGTCATCATGACCGCACGGAAGCGCATATGGGCCCCCTGGATCGCCGCGTCGTTGAGCGCCACGCCGGCCTCACGTCGCTCCTTCGCGAATTCGACGATGAGGATGCCGTTCTTGGCGGCGAGCGCGATCAGCACGACGAGTCCGATCTGGCCATAGAGATCGAGATTGAGGCCCGCGAGCTTGATGCCGACATAGGACCCGAGGACGCCGACGACGACCGAAAGCAGCACCGGGATCGGAATCACCGTGCTCTCATAGAGAGCCACCAGGAACAGATAGGCGAATAGCACCGCAAGCATCAGCACGACGCCGGTCTGGCCGGCAGCCTGCTGCTCCTGATAGGCGGTTCCGGTCCATTCGAAACTATAGCCCGCAGGCAGAACGGCGTTGGAGACGTCAGCCATCGCCGCAATCGCGGTACCGGAAGAGACACCTGGCGCCGGGCTGCCATTCACCGTCACGGAACGATAATTGTTGTAGCGGGTGATCACCTGAGGCCCGGTGACGATCTTGATACCGGCGAGTG is drawn from Nitrobacteraceae bacterium AZCC 2146 and contains these coding sequences:
- a CDS encoding SAM-dependent methyltransferase (product_source=COG0500; cog=COG0500; superfamily=53335) — translated: MAVRDSDRPKVLAHDRFITDRAAFADLDLPARFRRIHDINLWGAETSVSGLGSETDATLVLRTELPRLLERLGVTSLLDAPCGDAGWINQTELKVRYVGADIVPAIVERLQARAAAGEIAGDYRLADITHDPLPQCDAILCRDGLVHLSFANIAKAVSNFQRLGAQWLIATTFPEWQSNADCEDGDWRALNFARPPFAWGPPVDLINENCDEAGGGWRDKSLGVWRLAEIPSGGGF
- a CDS encoding hypothetical protein (product_source=Hypo-rule applied) — encoded protein: MHHPKEAFAGRAISAGFDLYRRDSRLFRRFWQDRRRSPDKAAPDRHKSEKDRRCPFPKQPGIGTYPSHRGLCPGCLLRKPPDWDRSAPLALADFVPFLVSRRFGAGWSSPVARQAHNLKVIGSNPIPATKLLNKNPAISIDCDEIAFSRQDVPNAPGRLGRDIDFDGLDTAVAAGEARRKIIASELPPGEVAARTEDHDEEGDQPAFSIAPHGLDRFIDRRRQPIG